GTAGCAAGGTTGTCGgctatatttttcttcttttggggatGGACATGCATGAAGAGTCCACCTTTTCGATTTACAACAATTGATATTTAAGTTGCACGACGAAGATTAGACTTTATATATTTTACTGAATGCATCCCAAAATAGCAGCCGAGGTTGTGTGACTAATGAATTGTCCAAACACACCTTCTGTGatagaagagagaaaccaaCTAACGATTGATTGATTTTGGTGTTGCTAGAGTCATTAGAGTGTGGGTAGGGTTGAGTCTCTTGAATATAAAAGTCAATAGAAATTAGTAGTTCCATCCACATAATTCAATTAAGCATAACTTTTTATATGCTTTTTAAGAGTAGAACAAATTGAGATTCCTAGAAAAGATATTATTTGGACATCCCCTGTACTTTGGTCATTTTGCTACGGTGCTAGTCTACTGTTTGTATTTAAatggaaatgtccattttacccttatcatcTATTCAATTGAAAACAGCAAAGTTACCAATCTACCCTCTCTctactcctcttcttcttcctctaactACAGTTCAGCTGCAGAGGGAGGATGGAACCTCACCACCGTCACCATCAACGCATGACGTGATGGGATTCGAACCACCGCAAGACAAaccaggtgtttttttttttttggattctcGATTTCTCACCctctctgctcttcttcttctactgtttttttttttttttttccaatcggTGGAACCCTAGCGGGAGGGATAGGTCGAATAAagttgcagaaaaaaaaaatggtaaggAATGGATTCCAATTCTGCTTTGATAATCTTCAGGGCAGGTCAGGCGTGAATGTTTCGTTGTGTCTGATTAGCAAATACCACTAATCGTGGGAGTTCAAAGCCTGCAACTTTATGGTTTTTTAGtatattatttaattttgactaaattatttagggttttgggttggtGTTTTGCTGTAGCGTTTCtgtcctaatttttttttgctttctggGAAATTCGTTGGAATTGGAaggaaacagaaaaatagaaggtagaggaAAACTGTGATAACTTCAAATGGTTCCCAAATTCAGGATGAATGGAGGTTAAATAAGGGGGAATAAACCCCCAAAAGATGTGGCCATGCGATGGTTGAATGAACTGGAAACTGAGACTGAAGTTTGAAACCAGAATAGGGACCTTGCTGGAATCGCAGGGTGCTGTACTTAAGAATAAGTTTGACAGAATAGGAATGGTTAGCCATGGGAATTAAGACAATAAAAACAGCAGAATAAGAGTAGATTCAAACCACTAACTGAGTGTTAATTACGTCCAAGGAACCTCATGAAAAGATGGACAGTAGTTTCTGTAATGAAAGAAGATTTCTGGAATTTTTTCGAGTTGCAGAGAAAGAAAGGATTGAGTTGCAAGTCGCCAGAGAAAAAGGTGTAGGGGAGAAAGGGGACTGCATCTCAATTCTATCCATTTTACCGAGGATGGGGTAAGATTGCAGAGTCCATTTTACCGAGAAGACGGGGTGAGATTGCAGGGTCGTCATAAAGATAGCGAGAGAGTCCTTTACTGGAAGACGGGGTGAGATGGGGCGGTGGGGTAGAGAGGAGGACGGCGGGGTGGCGTGAAGTTCAGGGGGTAGGGGTGGGTTACAGACTTGCAGCAAGAAGTGtggttgcaggaggaagaagaagaagaaggaggggaggaggggataaaagggtcacttcagtgcctttaagggtagtttaggcattataaaaaatttaaccGAGGACATCAGCACTTAACTAACGGACAGGACCTATTTGAAAGAAATAGTAAACTACAAGgggtgttcaaataattatttgaaaaattaagAAGAATAAGCAAAATGGCCAAAGTATAGAAGATGTCCAAGTAATTTACCCTTCAATTAAGCATAACTTTTTCAGAGTAGAACAAATTGAGATTCCCAGAAAAGATAGTTTTGACGATCAAGTTTCCTAGAGTGTCTGGCGAACATTATTGAGTTGAACCAGAGATGGATTAAATTGAGATTCAAAGGGTTGAATGGAATTAGAGGAATTTCTTGAATTTATAGAAGCCATTGGAGATCGAAGATGATTGCAAGTCTATAATTTTGTATAGCTCTAAAATTCTAATACTCATCCGCTTACATATTCTCTCTCCTTGTGATACACTCATTTTCCCCCTTATTGACCAATGTCTCCAATTCTCTATCTTTCTCATTGGTTGGCGAGTGCAGCTTAGGTTCTTGTACGAGAATCAGCTTCGTACAGTCTGAACCACACAAATGGAATCCATGagaagtgggtcccacttaGATTTGGCTCTTGTTTTGCAATGGCGGGAGTtggagcgtccagcccagcaaaatcACCTAAACACAagaggtggggtggtcatttcacatgtggggcctaggtcagctcccgccactgtaaGACAAGAGCCTTTTCCGTCCCACTCTTGGATTTCATCTCTGCGGCTCAGGCCCGTACGAGAACCGGAGCCAGCCTCTTGGTTGCCTCCCCATCCTACCACAAATTGAGAGATCACTCACCCATGTTTTTATGATTGTAACGGTTAAGAAGATTTAACCCAGATCAAATGGACTCTGTTCTTTCTATCGTGTCTTATTCAACCTGTCTCTtgcgccttttttttttgtttttattggaCTTCTCCACTATCCTCTTTCTGGGTTCACAAAAAATGGTTGGATGCAATAGAAACGAAGACTACGCAGTACGCACTCCATAGCAACGCTGAAGCAGTAAATGGCAATTGttctttcctctttcctctACACTTGCCTTTCTCCTCCTCGAAACCTAAGGATAGATTCAAACTATGGAAAAAGTTCAAACTTCTCCACCCTGACGAAGCTCGACAGACCAACTCTCATTTGCCATTcttccaagaagaaaatcaGTTTCATGGATCAAATTCTCGATTACATAGaaggtattctctctctttctatttcaattcCACTAAATAACTGTCTGTTTTTTCAAATAAGATACAATATCAAATCTATGGTTCAGTTGTCAACTTGTCACAACCAAATTGAACGAATTGGTAAGAAACCTTCTTTACTCTACACTATcaggaaaaaagaacaaaaattgtgCATTGTAATCTCATATCCTCTGATGCAGAAGTTTCTGAACTGGAGAGATTAAGAAGCGAAACATAAAAATGGTCCTCTTGAAGGGGAGCCAACCACCTAAATGATCTTCTTTGAGGGGAATCTAATATCCCTAATCCGAACTCTTCTCAATGAAGAAGTTCGAGTGAGATAAAATTTCCAATGCCTTTTCCTCAAAAGGATCTTGTTCTCAAGGTAGAAGTACATGAAAGTAGGCTCCATTAGGACCCCAATTACCAATTGTAACAATGCCCAATCAATGAAGGAAACAGAACAAGGTTTTCTTGAATGATGGTCAACTTGTGCTGCCTCAACTTCGCTGGAGGGGATTGCATCACCTTCTCTGCGACCCTCTTCATATGATTTGAAATCTCTTGCTCTTTGGGGCTGCAGTTCTCTTCATACTTTGAGAGAAGCAGTGCTTAATTTGCGTTTTTTGgacttcttcttccccttcttagGATGTCCTGGCTGCAGTAGTGCCATGGCTTTAATTGATGGCTGCTGCTTCCTCCTTGGGTTTGATCTCCTATCACCAGGGAATAAAATTTACTTTCCAATGCGAGCATCCTTTCATAATTTCATCACATAAAGCCAAATTTTCTTGTTTGACTGTATCTGATCCTCATGATAGCTTTGCTCATAGCCGCTGGATTGTGAGCTACGAGATTAACTGAAGTGCACCTTTTTGAACTGCAACAATAACAAGGGAAACAGAAAGTGATGTCCAACCTCCCAATCGATCCTTTTGGATGGGGATCTAGCCTCCTACTTCCGTTTGTTTCAGCGTTTCCGCGGTAAATTTTACTTcgtaaatttaaaattttacatgttgaaaagtttttcaatgtttgtttccataaaaaaaaagcattgGAAAACTTTTATGCAcgtaaaattttttgaagtgaaaattttcaagtaaaattttacgctGAAACAAGCAGAGCCTCTCAATGAAGAAGTTcacaaaagataaaatttcaAATGCCTTCTTCATTGATAAAATAAATGTTTTTTGTTGATTGATAAAATACATTAAATACAAAGAGACAGACCTATTCAAACCAACTCCTAAACTAACTCCTCCCATCAATCCATGTATCCAATAACAGTCTTATGTGTATCATCCTCCTTTTTGTTGATATGATAGTTTTTGTATTTACAGGCTTGCTTAGATTTGCCCAATCTCTCATTTTTAACTTTTTGTTGCATAAAAATATGCAACCAGAATGCatcaaataaaaactaaaaaaaattacacttaAAGTTTCAAAGTTTATCTCAAGAACCATCTAAGAGGTCCAAGCATCTCTAAGAGGCACTTCTAGATTGAAATGTCTACCTTGAACTTGGAACAAGTTCTGgattttttacttatttattattaatttatttttggtggGGATGTATAATAGGCCTAGTTCAGTTAATCTTAAATCTTTTCACCATGAGTGTCCATTTGTAGGAGGACCCAAGTTACGTAAGTGGTATGGGGCACCGGATCAACTACCGAAAGATGGGGCTCTAACAAATGAGGGGGATGAATATGCAGGTAGTCATCTCTAGCAAGTATATAAATGTCTGTGCTACATATTGAGTTATTTAAGGCATGTCAATATATCTTTTCAAAgcacagaagaagaagcaatgAGAGATGCAGTTTTGGTAACAGATGGAGATAGCGAGATGGGTCAGGTATACCTCAACATGGACCTAATTATTCATTATTTATTTCAGTAGTATGCTGCTTAACCAGAGCTGAAAAAACCTAGTAATCCAACCTGTGACTTAGCTGATTCAGGTCAACTTTGAGCTCTCAGTAGTAAGTTATTAAAATTAGTAGAAGCACGTTTTCAACTGAGTCACTTGGAGGTCAATGATACTGAATATATACTCCAACCATGTTTTCCACAGGATCTTGTGCATGTTCCTCCAACTGATCAGAGTCCTGTCTGAAAGCAATAATGACCTTTTATATGTTGTTGAACTTTGGAAAGTTAACTTGATGACCAACTAGAGGGATTCAACATGTCAATATTTCATACCTGTGAAATTCAACTtgagctcccatgtgttatacTTTTTTTATTGTGTACCTTGTGGTTGTGCTATGGCTGATGAGCCCCTAATCTTCTAAATTCTGGCCTTTTCAGATGATAATATTGTCATTGATAGTCAAACGAACTCGAGTGAAAGCACTAGTGAAAGATAAGCGTGCCGCTGCTGAAGCCTTTGGAACTTATGTTGAGGTAATAACCTACTGTATTACTGCTGCATGTCCATTTATTTGTAAATAagtgttctttttgttttttgctctCAATGGCAATGACTAATTGATGCTTACTTATGTTCTTGTATGAAAGTCAATAGCCGGAGATGCAAGTGATAGGTCAATCCTGAAAAAGGCTCTAAGGGGTGTTCGTGCAATAATATGCCCAAATGTATGGATAACAGTGATGTATTTACCTAACACAATCATCATACAATGAGAATGATTAACATTGTACATGGTTTATAGACGTCAGATAAGCACCATGCATGGAGGTACTAGTTAGGATACCATTCCACCATTTTCTAACTACTGCCATTACTTGATTTCTCGGGaactttttatatttaatatttatttttcacctTTCTTATTTTGTATTTTGCTTTTAGTTGGTCACACatgaatggattttttttttaacattgttGAATTTCAATTTCTACAAGAAGTGATATCCCCAATCcatataaccaaaaaaaaaaaaaaagcattgatTTTGTTGAATctcaaaattattattatttttttttgatgtagCATGTAGGTCTCATGGATTCTAGGAACCTTTCAGAGTAAATTTTGTTTGGAATTCTTTATCGATTCCATTGAATAAGATCACTGGCACTGAAAGTTCTCCTTTTGTCCTTTTGAAGAAAAGCATTAAAATCAAACTGTTTCCTTTATCTCCTCTTAGTTAGATTTTGGCTGTGTTTTGCATACTCTTTTTATTCAACATCCATCTCTTACTTCATAACTGCATTCCATTATATGGAAACAATTTTGTGTCAGCCATTTTCAAAAGACGATGTCTCTTCTGTAGGAAGGGTTCTTTTCTGACAAGGAGAGCTTTAAAGGGCTACAACATATAGTACTTTTATCTCAGGTTATTATTCTCCCTGTCCATGCCATTGGTTTAAAAAAGGTTCATATTATTGAGGTTTAACAAGGGCTACAGTTGGCTGCTTATAGGGGCAGCAGTGATGTTCTAGCTCTGATGATTGGCAACAAGAGAAAATTGGCTGAGCAAGATGAATCAATGGTGATTGCTTCAGGGATCCCATACACCATCATCAGAGCTGGATTGTTAGAAAATACTCCAGGTGGAAACCAAGGTTTCTGCTTTAAAGAGGTATTGTTTGTTCCAATTCCTGTATTTTATGCAAGAGGGCTCATGCAAAGGGTTCCTTTTTTATGTAAATTGGGCATAGAGGAGCATTTCATGTAATTTAGCGCCATTCATAGAACAGAAGAGTTTTCTTCCAACTTCTACTTTCCTTCCAAGTGTTGCATTATACTGTACATATTGAAGGAGATAATTCAGAACATGTTCATGGGTATAATAAAGCTTTCCTTAACACTgcatatccccccccccccccacacccgaacaaaaaataaaaataaaagggtggGTATCAAAAGCTTTTGTATGCCTGCTTTGACCAGTAGATTGTGAAGACAGTCCACACCAGGTGGAACAGGAGAGACTATATTTTAGCAAAGCTttcctcaaaaataaaaaagacattaCAAACTTTGTATGCCTTCTTTGCGTGCTCGATCTCGAGGAAAACATGTCTCCTCACCAAGGAGAATAGAGGAGACTGTTCATTAATCAATTAGGGTAATCCAACAGGCAGGCAAGCTCTTCGATACTCAGTGGCCCAAGAATGGTATCAACTTGCAACCTGAGAGTCCACATACTAACAATACATACACACAAATTTCTTTCTGGCTGTTGTAACAGTGTCCATTACCTTCCAACAGCGACTAACCATGGGTGAGGATTGTTTGGTTGTGTGATTTCAAGTTTACACTGCACCTTAAAGTTACCTTCTGCAATTTCAGGTCAAACAATCCTCACTGTTGTTAGCATTGAGCATAACAATGTTTATCCTGGAGTCGTTGATCCAAAGCATGTTTACTTTTTGTTGCATAGAGAATGACATGACTTTATTCCATGTTAGGGTAGTGCAGCACAAGAAAGACTGAGCAAGGAGGATGCTGCCTTTATTTGTGTGGAGGCACTTGATACGGTGCCACAGAGAGGAATTGTCTTTGAGGTTGGTTACTAAACATAAACCATTTATAGTTTGTATCAAATTCCACATTAAACTCCAGAATTTGCTTCCAATTCTTCATTTTATTTGGTCCAAAACTTGATTTCAACTTCTTTGGTCAAGGAAACCCAGTCCTTTTGGATAGGCAACAATTAGTTTCTGCTCAAATTATCTGAGACTTAAGGATTCATCACAAAGAGAGATGTTAAGCAACCTCATGCCTGATCAGAAGACTGTTACCTTCCATCCATTGTCGTCATCATTTGGTTATTCatgattttgtttatttttagtttaaattttACCAAGATTGAGATTAATGGGAAATCTTGCAGCACATATATGGGTCCATGGTTCCCATGAATGGTATCCCAGGTGAGTGGCATTGAGTCCCAAGATGCCCAAGCCATGATCCCCTTGTCCATCCTCTAGATCTGGCATTGTCATCACATATCTTATGATCAGGTGCTTTGTGACACTAGGTGGTGAACGGGGAAGAGAAGGTGCCAGACTGGAAAGAATTCTTTGCTACTTTGGCTGAGAAGGCAGAGCAGCAGCAGCC
The sequence above is a segment of the Telopea speciosissima isolate NSW1024214 ecotype Mountain lineage chromosome 7, Tspe_v1, whole genome shotgun sequence genome. Coding sequences within it:
- the LOC122670093 gene encoding uncharacterized protein LOC122670093 isoform X3, producing MAIVLSSFLYTCLSPPRNLRIDSNYGKSSNFSTLTKLDRPTLICHSSKKKISFMDQILDYIEGGPKLRKWYGAPDQLPKDGALTNEGDEYAAEEEAMRDAVLVTDGDSEMGQMIILSLIVKRTRVKALVKDKRAAAEAFGTYVESIAGDASDRSILKKALRGVRAIICPNEGFFSDKESFKGLQHIVLLSQLAAYRGSSDVLALMIGNKRKLAEQDESMVIASGIPYTIIRAGLLENTPGGNQGFCFKEGSAAQERLSKEDAAFICVEALDTVPQRGIVFEVLCDTRW
- the LOC122670093 gene encoding uncharacterized protein LOC122670093 isoform X2; amino-acid sequence: MAIVLSSFLYTCLSPPRNLRIDSNYGKSSNFSTLTKLDRPTLICHSSKKKISFMDQILDYIEGGPKLRKWYGAPDQLPKDGALTNEGDEYAEEEAMRDAVLVTDGDSEMGQMIILSLIVKRTRVKALVKDKRAAAEAFGTYVESIAGDASDRSILKKALRGVRAIICPNEGFFSDKESFKGLQHIVLLSQLAAYRGSSDVLALMIGNKRKLAEQDESMVIASGIPYTIIRAGLLENTPGGNQGFCFKEGSAAQERLSKEDAAFICVEALDTVPQRGIVFEVVNGEEKVPDWKEFFATLAEKAEQQQPQ
- the LOC122670093 gene encoding uncharacterized protein LOC122670093 isoform X1, which encodes MAIVLSSFLYTCLSPPRNLRIDSNYGKSSNFSTLTKLDRPTLICHSSKKKISFMDQILDYIEGGPKLRKWYGAPDQLPKDGALTNEGDEYAAEEEAMRDAVLVTDGDSEMGQMIILSLIVKRTRVKALVKDKRAAAEAFGTYVESIAGDASDRSILKKALRGVRAIICPNEGFFSDKESFKGLQHIVLLSQLAAYRGSSDVLALMIGNKRKLAEQDESMVIASGIPYTIIRAGLLENTPGGNQGFCFKEGSAAQERLSKEDAAFICVEALDTVPQRGIVFEVVNGEEKVPDWKEFFATLAEKAEQQQPQ